In Treponema vincentii, a single window of DNA contains:
- the mfd gene encoding transcription-repair coupling factor — MKEHTLQDSIRSWKTMQDAFSSLREERFPYHIHGLSGGIFAFFLAEYVRHFNANLCIVVPTEKEIEELRADLDIAGLQAQVLPWWGNMAYRPVQNSAPVFAERAQVLAELCAGAPVSGSAVSGSVSSGLTSKAVSGLAAPNSAISNSTANTVTVMTQRAFLTPVPPPDYLKTLTCTLYKGKEIDTEKIASMLIQWGYTRVPRVSVRGEFALRGEVLDICAAANKGSQHTAYRIQFDFTTIEKIKSFDMHTQASVEEFDSLTLYPMKEVIWDDERIAALERNLSQMPEFTAEGTEKLIAHLKEQRAFDGEELFYPLCFEKPASVLDYLEYLHGGASTPRNTGGASRHQGTGGAAKPAVLLYMDYDRQRNAVEALEREYHGLYNKITRAIDDDIKHNLLITEYPMPQRLLLPFAELTESYPQSLFLRTLKESDETGASIVFNCDPPRSFFGNIVYLKEELTHLQQEGWRIFVFAESDAQALRIGELLKDIKATVLPLTLSSGFGIPELKILVIQENEIFGRRRRIPKSVKQVKSSVIDTFVELNPGDYVVHVNYGIGQFKGIERVKTLGHERDYINLLYAQDETVFIPIEQANLVQRYIGNEGEAPRLDIIGSKAWENRKNKVKKSVEDIADKLIDLYSRRKAAAGFAFAKDNEWQTAFEAAFPYEETEDQLTCIADVKADMEKPIPMDRLICGDVGYGKTEIAMRAAFKAVMSGKQAAFLAPTTILAEQHFDTFQERFQKFPVKLARLSRFVPKAEQKKVLTQLKNGELDIVIGTHRVIQKDVQFKDLGLMIVDEEQRFGVKDKERLKQMKTNIDCLSLSATPIPRTLHISLLKIRDMSLLTTPPQNRRPVETVISPFDPERIAQAIRFEVDRGGQVFYLHNRVESLEETRYKIQQLIPEVLIDIAHGQMSANELEDIFRRFNMGGFHVLIATTIIENGIDIPNANTIIIDRADMYGVSQLYQLRGRVGRSDRKAYAYLLYPENKALSEVAMKRLQVISDFTELGSGFKIAMKDMEIRGAGNLLGKEQSGDIYSVGFDLYLRLLEEAVERLQNAGYEPETEPVIELEYTGFIPDSYIRVPETKMEIYKKIAAVRTAEELDRLYAELSDRFGPVPEEAESLLSLAEIKIICAKLAIASLKERNGTVRITFAKVSKISIDKLLRMIKESAGRVKLDAKQPNVIMLETGSIGLKEKSEFISEKLNQLI; from the coding sequence ATGAAAGAACACACATTACAAGACAGTATCCGCTCATGGAAAACCATGCAAGACGCTTTTTCCTCTTTGAGGGAAGAGCGTTTTCCGTATCATATACACGGCCTTTCAGGCGGTATATTCGCTTTTTTCTTAGCCGAATATGTCCGGCATTTTAACGCTAACCTCTGTATCGTCGTACCGACGGAAAAAGAAATAGAAGAGTTACGCGCAGACCTCGATATCGCGGGATTGCAAGCTCAGGTTTTGCCGTGGTGGGGCAATATGGCATATCGGCCCGTACAAAACTCCGCGCCGGTATTTGCGGAGCGGGCTCAAGTTTTAGCCGAACTCTGCGCAGGGGCACCGGTATCCGGTTCGGCCGTCTCCGGTTCGGTATCGTCCGGCTTGACGTCAAAGGCGGTGTCCGGATTGGCGGCACCAAACTCAGCGATATCAAACTCGACCGCAAACACGGTAACGGTTATGACCCAGCGGGCATTTCTAACGCCGGTTCCGCCGCCCGACTACCTTAAAACACTCACCTGTACTCTCTATAAAGGCAAGGAAATCGATACGGAAAAGATAGCCTCGATGCTGATACAGTGGGGCTATACGCGGGTGCCGCGGGTAAGCGTCCGGGGCGAGTTTGCGCTCCGCGGTGAGGTACTCGATATCTGCGCCGCCGCTAACAAAGGTTCGCAGCACACCGCCTATCGTATCCAATTCGACTTTACTACTATCGAAAAGATAAAATCCTTCGATATGCACACGCAGGCCTCGGTTGAAGAATTTGACAGCCTGACGCTCTATCCGATGAAAGAGGTTATCTGGGATGATGAGCGGATCGCCGCGCTCGAACGGAATTTATCGCAGATGCCCGAATTTACGGCCGAAGGTACGGAAAAACTGATTGCGCACTTAAAAGAACAGCGAGCCTTTGACGGTGAAGAGCTTTTTTATCCGCTCTGTTTTGAAAAACCTGCAAGCGTCCTTGATTATCTTGAGTATCTGCACGGCGGCGCATCAACACCGCGAAATACCGGAGGCGCTTCAAGGCATCAGGGCACAGGCGGCGCTGCGAAACCTGCGGTTCTTCTGTACATGGATTACGACCGGCAGCGGAACGCGGTGGAGGCGCTGGAGCGGGAGTATCACGGCTTATATAACAAAATCACCCGCGCAATCGACGATGACATCAAGCATAATCTTTTGATTACCGAATATCCCATGCCGCAGCGCCTTTTGCTGCCCTTCGCGGAGTTGACCGAAAGCTATCCGCAAAGTCTTTTCCTCCGGACGCTGAAAGAATCGGATGAAACCGGAGCGTCGATTGTGTTTAACTGCGACCCGCCGCGCAGTTTTTTCGGCAATATCGTGTATCTAAAAGAAGAATTAACGCATTTGCAGCAGGAAGGATGGCGTATTTTTGTGTTTGCGGAAAGCGATGCGCAGGCGCTCCGTATCGGTGAGTTGCTCAAGGATATTAAAGCCACCGTGCTGCCGCTCACACTTTCTTCCGGCTTCGGCATCCCTGAGCTGAAAATACTCGTTATTCAGGAAAACGAAATTTTCGGCAGGCGGCGGCGCATCCCGAAATCGGTTAAGCAGGTTAAAAGCTCGGTTATCGATACCTTTGTGGAACTCAACCCCGGCGACTATGTTGTCCACGTCAACTACGGTATCGGACAGTTTAAGGGGATTGAGCGCGTTAAAACGCTGGGGCATGAGCGCGACTATATCAATCTGCTGTACGCGCAGGACGAAACGGTGTTTATTCCGATCGAGCAGGCGAACCTCGTGCAGCGGTATATCGGCAATGAAGGCGAAGCGCCGCGGCTGGATATCATCGGGTCTAAGGCGTGGGAAAACCGGAAAAACAAGGTTAAAAAATCGGTTGAAGATATTGCCGATAAACTCATCGACCTATATTCCCGCCGCAAAGCCGCCGCCGGTTTTGCCTTTGCGAAAGACAACGAATGGCAAACCGCTTTTGAGGCCGCCTTCCCGTATGAGGAAACGGAAGATCAGCTGACCTGTATTGCCGATGTAAAGGCCGACATGGAAAAACCGATACCGATGGATCGGCTCATCTGCGGCGACGTCGGTTACGGTAAGACGGAAATTGCGATGCGGGCGGCATTTAAAGCGGTGATGAGCGGAAAGCAGGCTGCCTTTTTAGCCCCGACCACCATTCTCGCGGAGCAGCACTTTGATACCTTTCAAGAACGCTTTCAAAAATTTCCGGTAAAACTGGCACGGCTGTCCCGCTTTGTTCCCAAGGCTGAACAGAAAAAAGTGCTGACCCAGCTGAAAAACGGAGAGCTTGATATCGTTATCGGCACACACCGCGTTATCCAAAAAGACGTACAGTTTAAAGATTTGGGACTGATGATTGTCGATGAAGAACAGCGCTTCGGGGTTAAAGACAAGGAGCGACTCAAACAGATGAAGACGAATATCGACTGCCTCTCTTTGAGTGCGACCCCCATCCCGCGTACCCTGCATATCAGTCTGTTAAAAATCCGCGATATGAGCCTTTTAACTACGCCGCCGCAAAACCGCCGTCCGGTAGAAACCGTTATTTCTCCGTTTGACCCCGAAAGAATTGCGCAGGCGATCCGTTTTGAAGTTGACCGCGGCGGACAGGTGTTCTATCTGCATAACCGCGTGGAGAGCCTCGAAGAAACACGGTATAAGATCCAGCAGCTCATCCCCGAAGTACTTATCGATATCGCCCACGGGCAGATGAGCGCAAACGAACTTGAAGATATTTTCCGCCGCTTCAACATGGGCGGCTTTCATGTCCTCATTGCTACTACGATTATCGAAAACGGTATCGACATCCCCAATGCGAATACCATCATCATCGACCGTGCCGATATGTACGGCGTTTCGCAGCTGTACCAACTGCGCGGCCGCGTCGGGCGTTCCGACAGAAAGGCCTATGCGTACCTTCTCTATCCTGAAAACAAGGCGTTGTCGGAGGTTGCGATGAAGCGGCTGCAGGTTATCTCCGATTTTACGGAACTCGGCTCCGGCTTTAAAATTGCGATGAAGGATATGGAAATCCGCGGCGCAGGGAATCTGTTGGGAAAAGAACAGTCAGGCGACATTTATTCCGTCGGCTTTGACCTTTACCTTCGGCTTTTGGAAGAGGCGGTGGAACGGCTGCAAAACGCCGGTTACGAGCCTGAAACGGAACCGGTCATAGAGCTTGAGTACACGGGCTTTATCCCCGACAGCTATATCCGCGTGCCGGAAACAAAGATGGAAATATACAAAAAAATCGCCGCCGTCCGTACCGCGGAAGAACTGGATAGGCTCTACGCGGAACTGTCCGACCGGTTCGGTCCCGTTCCGGAAGAAGCTGAAAGCCTGCTTTCTCTTGCTGAAATTAAAATTATCTGTGCAAAACTTGCAATCGCCTCGCTTAAAGAGCGGAACGGAACCGTGCGCATCACCTTTGCGAAGGTCTCAAAGATTTCTATCGATAAGTTGCTTCGCATGATAAAAGAGTCTGCGGGACGGGTTAAACTCGATGCAAAGCAGCCGAACGTCATCATGCTCGAAACCGGTTCCATCGGCTTAAAAGAAAAGAGCGAATTTATCAGCGAAAAACTCAATCAGCTTATCTAA
- a CDS encoding PHP domain-containing protein, with amino-acid sequence MIDLHTHSTASDGTFSPAELAAEAHKAGLSLFALTDHDTVAGVAEAQQAGEALGIRVLPGIEISVEWQPGELHLLGLGIDIENKTLCGLMQYAQEKRLERNRKIIEKFNEAGIVIDEEKLAQLAGGAVIGRPHFAKYLVQEKKAKSIQDAFLKYLAKGRPFYIEKECLPLTESIDAIKDAHGVPVLAHPMSLYLSWGKLPETIAQFKKEGLVGLEAWHSGARYGECIRLQELAESLGLIVTAGSDFHGANRKDVHLGRTAANLPIDDRFFTDNLLPALAAVNTKYR; translated from the coding sequence ATGATAGATTTGCATACTCATTCCACAGCCTCCGACGGTACTTTTTCACCGGCGGAACTGGCAGCGGAAGCGCATAAGGCGGGACTTTCGCTGTTTGCCCTTACCGACCACGACACCGTAGCGGGCGTTGCGGAAGCACAACAGGCAGGGGAAGCGCTCGGCATCCGTGTTTTGCCGGGAATAGAAATCAGTGTTGAATGGCAGCCGGGCGAGCTGCATCTACTCGGACTGGGAATCGATATCGAAAATAAAACACTCTGCGGTCTTATGCAGTATGCGCAGGAAAAACGGCTGGAACGGAACCGTAAGATAATAGAAAAATTTAATGAGGCGGGGATCGTCATCGACGAAGAAAAGCTCGCCCAACTCGCCGGCGGAGCGGTAATCGGACGGCCTCATTTTGCAAAGTATCTTGTACAAGAGAAAAAAGCAAAATCCATTCAAGATGCCTTCCTGAAATACCTTGCAAAAGGACGTCCGTTTTATATTGAAAAGGAATGTTTACCGCTTACGGAATCAATTGACGCTATCAAAGACGCACACGGCGTTCCTGTATTGGCTCATCCGATGTCGCTCTATCTTTCGTGGGGAAAACTGCCTGAAACCATCGCCCAATTTAAAAAAGAAGGCTTAGTAGGCCTTGAAGCATGGCATTCGGGGGCGCGGTACGGTGAATGTATCCGGCTACAAGAACTTGCCGAAAGTCTCGGGTTGATTGTTACTGCCGGCAGCGACTTTCACGGAGCAAACCGCAAGGATGTGCATTTAGGCAGAACCGCCGCCAATCTCCCGATTGATGACCGCTTTTTTACGGATAACCTGCTTCCTGCACTTGCCGCGGTCAATACTAAGTATCGATAA
- a CDS encoding glycine/sarcosine/betaine reductase component B subunit, producing the protein MKLELGIIPIHEMRFSDKTAIKGTCLEINKDELISLIKEDPLITDVSLTITKPGDKTRIISVKDVIEPRCKVEGSGVCFPGFFTGEEDTVGSGKTAVLRGAAVVTTGTVVGFQEGIIDMSGPGAEYTPFSRTINLVVKGTVKDDTTRAVKEKSLRLMGLKAARYLGNAAKSVAPAETEVYETLNPIEQAKQYPNLPKVGYVYALQSQGLLHDTYYYGVDVKQIVPTIMYPTEAMDGAVVSGNCVSACDKNPTYVHQNSPVIHELYKRHGKDYNFIGVIVTNENVTLADKERSSSLTARLAEQLGLDAVIISEEGFGNPDADLMMNCRKIAAKGIKTVLLTDEYAGQDGASQSLADAHPSADAVVSNGNANQVIKLPKMDLVIGDPQQANVIAGAWDGSLHKDGSIEAELQVITGATNELGFWNLSACGL; encoded by the coding sequence ATGAAGCTTGAACTGGGAATTATCCCTATTCATGAGATGCGGTTTTCCGATAAAACTGCCATCAAAGGAACTTGTCTCGAAATAAACAAGGATGAGCTGATATCTTTGATTAAAGAAGATCCGCTTATCACTGATGTTTCACTGACAATTACCAAACCGGGCGACAAGACCCGGATTATTTCCGTTAAAGACGTTATTGAACCGCGCTGCAAGGTTGAAGGCAGCGGCGTATGTTTTCCCGGATTTTTTACCGGCGAAGAAGATACGGTCGGCTCGGGTAAAACCGCCGTACTCCGCGGTGCAGCGGTGGTAACAACCGGTACCGTTGTCGGATTCCAAGAAGGTATTATCGATATGAGCGGCCCCGGTGCCGAATACACGCCGTTTTCCCGCACGATTAACCTTGTGGTAAAAGGCACCGTGAAAGACGACACCACTCGTGCAGTTAAAGAAAAATCACTTCGTTTGATGGGGCTTAAAGCCGCACGCTATTTGGGTAATGCCGCAAAGTCCGTTGCTCCGGCAGAAACCGAAGTGTACGAAACCTTGAACCCGATTGAACAAGCTAAGCAATATCCCAATCTGCCGAAGGTTGGCTATGTCTATGCCCTGCAAAGCCAGGGGCTGCTGCATGACACCTACTACTACGGCGTCGATGTTAAGCAGATTGTTCCAACCATTATGTATCCCACTGAGGCGATGGACGGCGCAGTCGTAAGCGGCAACTGCGTTTCCGCCTGCGACAAAAACCCGACGTATGTGCACCAGAACAGCCCCGTTATCCACGAGTTGTATAAGCGGCACGGAAAGGATTACAACTTTATCGGCGTCATCGTAACCAACGAGAACGTAACGCTGGCGGATAAAGAGCGCTCTTCTTCTTTAACTGCACGGCTTGCGGAACAGCTCGGCCTTGATGCAGTGATTATCTCCGAGGAAGGTTTCGGTAACCCCGACGCCGACTTGATGATGAACTGCCGCAAGATTGCTGCAAAGGGCATTAAAACAGTATTGCTGACCGACGAATATGCCGGACAGGACGGCGCGAGCCAGTCGCTTGCGGATGCTCATCCTTCTGCGGATGCCGTGGTGTCGAACGGAAACGCCAATCAGGTTATCAAACTGCCTAAGATGGACTTGGTTATCGGCGATCCCCAACAAGCAAACGTTATTGCAGGTGCATGGGACGGCAGCTTACACAAAGACGGAAGTATTGAAGCGGAATTACAGGTTATTACCGGCGCAACGAATGAGCTGGGCTTCTGGAATTTATCCGCATGCGGATTATAA
- a CDS encoding RHS repeat-associated core domain-containing protein, with amino-acid sequence MFSKGDRTGVKYYGARYLDPKYSRWLSADPALSYYVDGKSNGSSGGIYNPINFNFYHYADNNPIRYIDPTGLEEDVSEAERQLKELRQLGEEMFYKGTINGVNLYTENYEDGCYARATVIAGELEKLGFGVTDYSYVTSPVMPGVIKAEKAAKRDPSKVPDKDSEDNSNRYRFHVAATVIIDGKKYVVDPYYHKSWLSISEQEDWYSCQYPRGTSTQPAHDKSGNLIGSPAMTSWKTRSSYTGTLSINEYVQGWLKNYDSVKRDNEKKQKEQ; translated from the coding sequence ATGTTTTCAAAAGGGGACAGGACGGGCGTTAAATACTACGGTGCGCGCTACCTTGACCCGAAGTATTCGAGGTGGTTGAGTGCGGATCCGGCGCTATCTTACTATGTTGATGGAAAATCAAATGGTTCATCCGGTGGTATTTATAATCCAATAAATTTTAATTTTTATCATTATGCGGATAATAATCCGATTCGATATATTGATCCTACAGGTTTAGAAGAAGATGTTTCTGAGGCGGAAAGGCAATTAAAAGAACTGAGACAACTTGGAGAAGAAATGTTTTACAAAGGAACAATTAATGGAGTAAATTTGTATACAGAAAATTATGAAGATGGTTGCTATGCTCGAGCAACTGTTATTGCAGGAGAATTGGAAAAATTGGGTTTTGGAGTAACAGATTATTCTTATGTTACATCTCCTGTTATGCCGGGAGTTATAAAGGCAGAAAAAGCGGCAAAAAGAGATCCTTCAAAAGTTCCCGATAAAGATTCAGAAGATAATTCTAATCGCTATAGATTTCATGTAGCAGCTACAGTTATTATTGATGGAAAGAAATATGTAGTAGACCCGTATTATCATAAGTCGTGGTTATCAATATCGGAACAAGAAGATTGGTATTCTTGTCAATATCCAAGGGGAACGTCTACACAACCCGCACATGATAAAAGTGGAAATCTGATTGGATCTCCGGCTATGACTTCGTGGAAAACACGAAGTAGTTATACAGGAACATTATCTATAAATGAATATGTTCAGGGATGGTTAAAGAATTATGATTCTGTAAAAAGAGATAATGAAAAAAAACAAAAAGAACAATAA
- a CDS encoding cyclic nucleotide-binding domain-containing protein: MPKAVQYSANSVIYFSGDFDARVFLLHSGHIALNSLDIETGAQVTEYIKTGEFFGVKSALGNYPREESAMVLTDSLVYTFSVAEFESFAQTNTRIILQMLKVFSRQLRNIHRQLESLMDSKQQTNNEDGLFTVASAFYKSQHYQAAAQVAARYRALYPAGKHLAAIGPIIANSTQMAGRSFGEARQPGSMGGTSSGQSAASASIPVSGPVQQTQPDDASVDLTFQLAEDLAKQEKWADAYKQYHTIIEMKQGTKLEAAYLGAARCLYKQSEFVRCIQLGTGFITQFPKSLKLAEILMFLGMCYQGMDRPDKALPFYDKALTMADPLLVPKIKELLAACEGAIHA, translated from the coding sequence ATGCCAAAGGCTGTTCAATACAGCGCAAATTCTGTTATTTATTTTTCAGGCGATTTTGATGCTCGAGTATTTTTGCTGCATAGCGGGCATATCGCACTCAATTCGCTTGATATTGAAACCGGCGCGCAGGTAACGGAATATATTAAAACCGGTGAGTTTTTTGGAGTGAAATCCGCACTTGGGAATTATCCGAGAGAAGAGAGCGCGATGGTCTTAACCGATTCGCTTGTGTATACATTCTCTGTTGCCGAATTTGAAAGTTTTGCTCAGACAAATACACGTATTATCCTTCAAATGTTGAAAGTTTTCTCCCGGCAACTGCGAAATATCCACCGGCAGCTTGAATCGTTAATGGATAGTAAACAGCAAACGAATAACGAAGACGGTTTATTCACGGTTGCATCGGCCTTTTATAAATCACAGCATTATCAGGCGGCTGCCCAAGTAGCTGCGCGCTACAGGGCACTCTATCCGGCAGGCAAGCACTTGGCGGCAATTGGCCCGATTATTGCAAATTCGACACAGATGGCAGGTCGAAGTTTTGGAGAAGCGCGGCAGCCGGGCAGCATGGGTGGTACTTCTTCCGGTCAGTCTGCCGCATCCGCTTCCATTCCGGTGAGCGGTCCCGTTCAACAGACTCAGCCCGACGATGCCTCTGTAGATTTGACTTTCCAGCTTGCCGAAGATCTTGCAAAACAAGAGAAGTGGGCTGATGCATACAAGCAATATCATACTATTATTGAAATGAAGCAGGGCACAAAGCTGGAAGCAGCTTATTTAGGAGCTGCCCGCTGTTTATACAAGCAGTCCGAGTTTGTTCGCTGTATTCAGCTCGGTACGGGCTTTATTACTCAATTCCCCAAATCTTTAAAACTTGCAGAAATTTTGATGTTCCTCGGTATGTGCTATCAAGGTATGGATCGGCCCGATAAGGCGTTACCGTTCTATGATAAAGCATTGACGATGGCAGATCCGTTGCTGGTGCCTAAGATTAAAGAACTACTGGCTGCATGCGAAGGAGCTATCCATGCCTGA
- a CDS encoding glycine/betaine/sarcosine/D-proline family reductase selenoprotein B, which translates to MKKIVHYINQFFAGKGGEDVADYKIEVIDGNAGPGMGIQAALGDAGKIVKTIICGDNYFNDHTDECMGFIQDVLRENKADLLIAGPGFNAGRYGMACGGAAKAAAALGIPAVSGLYEENPGYDVFKACMYTVKTKNSAADMRHAVPAIAAVAKKILNGEAIDLAADGLLPRGIRQNYFAKERGAKRAVDMLVQKLKGEAFVTEYPMPVFDRVPPHAPITDISKAVIALVTSGGVVPKGNPDHIEASSASHYGEYSIAGLTELTSENSETAHGGYDPTYCNANPNRVLPVDVLRDMEREHKIGKLYELYYTTVGNGTSVANAKRFASEIAGKLVNAGVQAVILTSTUGTCTRCGATMVKEIEKVLPVVHIATVVPISKTVGANRIVPAVAIPHPLGNPTMNAKDEKELRRALVEKALKALQTPITEQTVF; encoded by the coding sequence ATGAAAAAGATTGTACACTATATCAACCAATTCTTTGCCGGAAAGGGCGGAGAAGATGTTGCCGACTACAAGATTGAAGTAATCGACGGAAATGCCGGACCCGGTATGGGGATTCAAGCAGCGCTCGGCGATGCGGGGAAAATCGTTAAGACGATTATCTGCGGTGATAACTATTTTAACGACCACACCGATGAGTGTATGGGATTTATCCAAGATGTTTTAAGGGAAAACAAAGCGGATTTGCTAATTGCCGGCCCCGGTTTTAACGCCGGCCGTTACGGTATGGCATGCGGCGGTGCTGCAAAAGCGGCGGCTGCGCTTGGCATTCCCGCTGTTTCCGGGCTATATGAAGAGAACCCCGGTTACGATGTGTTTAAAGCATGTATGTACACCGTTAAAACAAAGAATTCCGCTGCCGATATGCGCCATGCAGTACCGGCTATTGCTGCAGTTGCAAAGAAAATTTTAAACGGTGAAGCAATCGACCTTGCAGCCGATGGCTTATTGCCGCGCGGTATCCGCCAAAACTACTTTGCAAAAGAGCGCGGAGCAAAACGTGCCGTCGATATGCTCGTACAAAAGCTCAAAGGTGAAGCTTTCGTTACCGAATATCCGATGCCGGTTTTCGACCGTGTACCGCCCCATGCACCTATCACCGATATTTCCAAGGCAGTTATCGCATTGGTTACTTCAGGCGGTGTTGTTCCGAAAGGGAACCCCGATCATATTGAAGCGTCTTCCGCTTCTCACTACGGTGAATACTCCATCGCGGGACTTACAGAACTGACATCCGAAAACAGCGAAACGGCGCACGGCGGTTATGATCCTACTTATTGTAATGCTAACCCCAACCGTGTTTTACCGGTCGATGTACTGCGTGATATGGAACGCGAGCATAAAATAGGAAAGTTGTATGAGCTGTATTACACGACGGTCGGTAACGGCACCAGCGTTGCGAATGCAAAGCGATTTGCGTCCGAAATTGCCGGAAAGCTTGTAAACGCCGGAGTGCAGGCAGTTATTCTTACCTCCACGTGAGGCACCTGTACTCGTTGCGGTGCAACGATGGTTAAAGAAATTGAAAAAGTTTTACCGGTTGTGCATATTGCGACCGTTGTTCCGATTTCAAAAACAGTAGGAGCGAATAGAATTGTACCGGCGGTAGCAATTCCTCACCCGCTCGGAAACCCGACAATGAACGCAAAGGACGAAAAAGAATTACGCCGTGCGCTTGTCGAAAAAGCTTTAAAAGCCTTACAAACGCCCATCACAGAGCAGACTGTTTTCTAA
- a CDS encoding Crp/Fnr family transcriptional regulator, with product MPDLFASFARFAKKFPKGSVIFSEFEPGASFYLIQSGRVQLIKIINGAEKNLDILQQGEIFGEMAVLDNSPRSASAIAYDDVVALEFNKENFEILLTGNPAIAMRLLKTFVKRIYVQKRRFMILTIQDNIARVGDVFLMLDETQPDLDRSTQMRTFIITPEEVARWAGLSAEATGDALRKFADQGRLEVYGDRIIVKNIVDLSRFVTTRRTKDNVFG from the coding sequence ATGCCTGATTTATTTGCCTCGTTTGCCCGTTTTGCAAAAAAGTTTCCTAAGGGTTCCGTTATCTTTTCCGAATTTGAACCGGGCGCTTCTTTTTATTTAATTCAATCGGGGCGCGTTCAGCTGATTAAGATCATCAACGGAGCGGAAAAAAACCTTGATATTTTACAACAGGGGGAGATCTTCGGCGAGATGGCTGTTTTGGATAACTCTCCCCGTTCCGCTTCCGCAATCGCGTATGACGATGTTGTTGCGCTTGAGTTTAATAAAGAAAACTTTGAAATTCTGTTGACCGGCAATCCGGCCATTGCAATGCGCCTGTTAAAGACCTTTGTTAAGCGTATTTACGTCCAGAAACGGCGATTCATGATTTTAACGATACAAGACAATATCGCCCGCGTCGGCGACGTATTCTTAATGCTTGATGAAACGCAACCCGATCTTGATCGTTCTACCCAGATGCGTACCTTTATCATCACACCCGAAGAAGTAGCCCGATGGGCAGGCCTTTCGGCGGAGGCGACCGGCGATGCACTGCGAAAATTTGCCGATCAGGGACGGTTAGAGGTATACGGCGACCGTATTATCGTAAAAAATATCGTTGACCTCTCCCGTTTTGTAACAACACGGCGCACAAAAGACAACGTTTTCGGCTAA
- a CDS encoding threonine/serine exporter family protein has protein sequence MPIYVHTVLAFISCLGFGVLFNVQKRTLLLAALNGAIGWTILLSLDIPQVSYIFANLLSAIVVGLLAELFAVIQKTPATSFIVIGIIPLVPGFRVYRSMLFFVRGDLDKGLAEGVHSCFMAVAISVGIILSTSIVRMIRRPIKDFIKNKR, from the coding sequence ATGCCGATCTATGTCCATACCGTGCTTGCCTTTATCAGCTGTCTCGGTTTTGGCGTTCTGTTTAATGTTCAGAAACGAACATTATTGCTCGCGGCCCTTAACGGTGCAATCGGCTGGACAATCCTGTTAAGTCTTGACATTCCACAAGTCAGCTATATCTTTGCAAATCTGCTGTCAGCTATTGTGGTCGGCCTCCTGGCGGAACTCTTTGCTGTTATTCAAAAAACTCCTGCGACCTCTTTTATCGTTATCGGTATTATCCCGTTAGTCCCGGGTTTCCGCGTATATCGTTCTATGCTTTTCTTTGTGCGCGGCGATCTGGATAAGGGGCTTGCTGAAGGTGTTCATTCATGTTTTATGGCAGTTGCAATCTCGGTCGGTATTATCCTCTCTACCTCCATTGTCCGCATGATTCGGCGGCCTATCAAAGACTTTATAAAGAATAAACGATAG